The genomic segment TAACCGGCAGACGGCAGGCGCAAAATGGACCGCGCCTATCGTCATGCTCGGCGTCTTTGCCACGGCGTTGTTTTACGGCGATTCCATGATTACGCCTGCTATGTCGATCCTGTCGGCGGCCGAGGGTCTGAAATATGTCAGCACCGGCTTCGATCCGTGGATCGTGCCGATCGCTATAGCAATTATCGCCGCGCTTTTTGCTTTCCAATCGCGCGGGACAGCTAAAGTCGGACAATGGTTTGGTCCGATCATGTTGCTCTATTTTGCGACTTTGTCCGGACTTGGCATCATGCATCTGATCAAGATGCCGCTGATCGTGTTCGATGTTCTGAACCCTCTTAATGCGCTTTATTTCTTCTACGTCGATGGCTTTACAGCCTTTGTAGCGATGGGTACCGTCGTACTGGCAGTTACGGGTGCCGAGGCACTTTACGCAGATATGGGGCATTTCGGACGCCGGCCAATCAAATTTAGCTGGCTTTTCTTCGTACTGCCCGCGCTAATGCTCAACTATATGGGGCAGGGGGCGATGATCCTCACTATGACCCCGGCAGAGGCTCAGGAAGCGATCCGCGATCCTTTCTTCCTTATGGTCCCCGACATGATCAGCACGCCGGTCATCATACTCACCATCCTTGCCGCCATCATTGCCAGCCAAGCTGTGATTTCGGGCGCATTCTCGTTGACGCAGCAGGCTATCCAACTCGGCTTCATGCCGCGCCTGAGTATCCAGCATACCAGTGAGAAAGCTGCGGGGCAGATATATATCCCCGCGATAAACTGGGGCCTTGCGGTCATGGTTCTATTACTCGTGTTGTTCTTCCAGTCATCGTCCAATCTTGCAGCTGCTTATGGTATTGCGGTTACGGGCGCGATGTTCATCGATACCTGCTTGATCGCTGTTGTTCTCGTCACACTCTGGAAATGGCCGAAATGGAAAGCTTTGCCGATCCTTGCGCTATTTTTCATCGTCGACTTTGCCTATTTCGGCGCGAACTTGCTTAAGGTCCCATCGGGTGGCTGGGTGCCGTTGCTGATCGGGCTCGTAATTTTTACCCTTCTGACGACGTGGTCGCGGGGCAGGGCATTGATGCGCGAGCGGATGGCAGAAAGTACCATGCCGATGGAAATCTTTATCAAATCGGCCGCTAACAGTGCGACCCGCGTGCCCGGCACCGCGATCTTCATGGCATCATCTGCCAGTGGGGTTCCATCGGCGTTGCTGCACAATATCAAGCATAACAAGATACTGCACGAGCGAGTCCTCATCTTAACGGTGCAGATTGAAGATATGCCCTTTGTCGATCCGGCGGACCGAGTGTTCTGCAAGGATTTGGGAGAGGGTTTCTTCCGCGTGAAATTACGCTTCGGATTTCTGGAAGAAACCGACGTCCCGGCAACGCTCGACAAAGTGGACTTGTGTGGACCGAAGTTCGAAATGATGCACACCAGTTTCTTCCTGTCACGGCAGACGCTGATTGCTTCGAAAATTCCGGGCATGGCAATATGGCGCGAAAAAGTCTTCGCCTGGATGCTGCGTAACGCCGCAAATGCGATGGAGTTTTTCAAGCTACCGAGCAACCGCGTGGTCGAACTGGGCAGTCAGGTCGAGATTTAAAGGCCATCTCGAGCAAGGAAATAAGTGCCTTTCAAAATTAAGGCTGGACGAATGTTGCGCAATACGTCTATCGACGCAACATAATGTCAAAGACTGCTTCTTGCCTGCTTCTTCTACGACTTACACGCCCTTAGGCGTGTGAATAGTCCGGTCGTGCCCGGAACAACCCGCCTAAGGGTTTACAGCCAGCCCAAGAAACCCCACAGCACGCAGACTTGCGTGTCTTAGCGAAGTTGCAAATCATGATGTTATCCGACCCAAGCCGTAAATACCGACCTTTTCCGCAAGTGAATTTGCCTGACCGCCAGTGGCCCAGCCGAACGATCACGCAAGCACCGCGTTGGCTGTCCACCGATCTACGCGACGGTAATCAGGCGCTTATCGATCCGATGGGCGCGGAAAAGAAACAACGTTTCTTCGACCTTTTGGTTAAGGTCGGCATCAAGGAAATTGAAGTCGGTTTTCCGAGCGCGGGCGCGACCGAATTTGACTTCATTTCCGGCCTCGTGCGGACTGGCCGTGTCCCTGACGATGTCATGGTGCAGGTGCTGACCCAATCGCGTAAAGACCTGATTGATACCAGCTTTGAAAGCCTGCGCGGCGCACGCGCGGCGATTGTACACCTATACAATGCGGTATCGCCTGCCTGGCGGCAAATCGTGTTCAACATGACCATGCCTGAGATCAAACAGATAGCGATTGAAGGAGCAAAACTGCTGCGCGATAATGCGGCCGCACAGCCCGATACCGACTGGCATTTCGAATATAGCCCGGAAACCTTCTCCACTGCTGAGCTGGATTTTAGTTTGGAGGTGTGCAGCGCCGTGATGGACATATTGAAGCCAACGCCTGATCATCCTATCATTTTCAACCTGCCGGCCACTGTCGAAGCCGCAATGCCCAACATTTATGCTGACCAAATCGAATATTTCGGACGGAACATCCCGAACCGCGACAGCGTGATAATCTCACTGCATACACATAATGACCGGGGCACCGGGGTCGCGGCGACGGAGTTGGGTTTACTGGCGGGTGCTGACCGGGTCGAAGGCTGCCTGTTTGGCAATGGTGAACGGACAGGCAACGTCGATTTAGTCACCGTCGCGCTTAATATGTACACCCAAGGGCTGAGCCCCGGTCTCGATTTTTCCGATATCGACGAAGTGATCAAGACCGTCGAATATTGTAACCAATTGCCAGTCCATCCGCGTCACCCTTATGCTGGCGAACTGGTCTTCACTGCTTTTTCAGGTTCGCATCAGGACGCTATCAAAAAGGGCTTCGCCGCTCAGGCGCAGCGCAATGACGAGTTGTGGCAGGTGCCCTATCTACCCATCGACCCAGCAGATCTTGGCCAAAGCTATGAAGCGGTGATCCGCGTGAATTCGCAAAGCGGCAAAGGCGGCGTTGCCTGGGTTCTCGAACAAGACCATGGTCTTAAATTGCCCAAGAAGATGCAGGCCAATTTCTCGTCCACCGTACAGGAGCTTTCTGACAGCACGGGCCGCGAGTTGACCAGCACCGATATCTGGGAATCGTTCGAGAAGCGCTATCACCTGAAAGGAGATGGTCGGTTCCGACTCATTGATTTTCAGGAAAGCCAAAGCCCTAAGCAACAGGACGAACGCATATTCGCGGGCAAAATTCGCATCGACGGCGTGGAGCAAAGTGTCAGTGGCCGTGGAAATGGCCTGATTTCCAGCCTTGCCAACGCACTGGAAAGCGCACTGGGCGGGCAGCTTGATATTATCGACTATAGCGAACACGCCATCGGCCATGGCACAGACGCCCGCGCCGCGGCCTATGTTGAATGCCGGGTAGGTGACGGACCTGTGCTATTCGGGGTTGGCATCAGCCGCGACGTCGCTACGGCCAGCGTCCGGGCGATCTTGAGCGCGGCAAATGGCGCATAACGGTTTCGGTAGCGCAGTTTGACCTTACGTCATGGCGGCCCATGCAGCCGCCATTTGACAGGACCAATTGCCTGTGGCTAACCGATATTTAAATACGCAGTTAAAAGAGGATTCGACCTATGGCCCTTCCACCGATTTTTGACAATCTACGTCTTCCTGTCATCGGCTCACCGCTGTTTATCGTATCGGGGCCGGAACTGGTCATCGCCCAATGCAAGGCAGGTGTGGTCGGGTCCTTTCCTGCTCTCAATGCCCGTCCGGCTAGCCAGCTCGATGAATGGTTGCACCAGATAACCGAAGAATTGGCCTCGCATAATCGCGACAATCCAGACCGTCCTGCTGCACCTTATGCAGTCAACCAAATCGTCCACAAATCAAACAACCGCCTGCAGGAAGATATTGCAACCTGCGCCAAATGGCAGGTGCCGATCACCATCACTTCACTGGGCGCACAGGAAGAATTGAACAAGGCTGTGCACGGTTGGGGCGGTATCGTCCTGCATGACGTTATCAACGACCGTTTCGCACATAAGGCTATTGAAAAGGGAGCTGATGGCCTGATCCCGGTCGCTGCGGGCGCTGGTGGCCATGCTGGCGTAACCTCGCCCTTTGCCCTGATGCGTGAAATCCGCGAATGGTTTGACGGTCCGGTCGCGCTTTCTGGTTCAATTGCACATGGCGCGTCCATTCTGGCAGCCCAAGCCATGGGTGCCGACCTTGCCTACATTGGAAGCGCATTCATCGCCACGAAGGAAGCCAATGCCGTGGATGGATATAAGGACAATATCGTCGAAGCGAAGGCCGCAGACATTGTCTATTCCGACCTGTTCACTGGCGTAAGCGGTAACTATCTACGCCAGTCGATCGAGCGCGCTGGCATGGACCCTAACAATCTGCCCAAAGGCGATATCTCAACCATGAATTTTGGTTCTGGAGGTAACAGCGAAGCCAAGGCGTGGAAGGATATTTGGGGGTCGGGTCAAGGTATTGGCGCGATTAAAGAGGTTCAGACGGCGGGTGAATTTGTCGACCAGCTCGAAAGCGAATATCGCGCGGCAAAAGCGCATTTGGACAAGGTGTATCGGGGATAAGTTCTCCCACACGCGATTGTTATCAAGAGATTAGAGTGGGGGCAGTTCGGAAAGGATCTGCCCCCATTTTTGTTAGGACGTTTTTTCGAAAGCCACCGAAATGTCGAGTGCTACTTCATCCGACACGACCGGAATGCCATAGGACACGCCAAATTCGCTGCGCTTAATGGTTGTCGTGGCATGGAAACCGACGGTGGCCTTCTTGTTGAACGGGTTGTTACCCGCACCAGTGAACGTCGCGTCGAGCACGACCGGTTTCGTAACGCCGTTTAGCGTCAGATTACCGGAGATTTTGGCTTTAGTTCCGCTGGCTTCAACTTTCGTTGATACGAATTTGGCGTCCGCAGGAGCGGGTCCAAAAAAGTCGGCGTTACCGCCATCCTTGCCGGCACGCAGCAAGTGGCCGGTAAGGCCGGCGCTGGCGGTTGTGACTTTCCCGACCGGAATAGTGATGTCTACGCTGGCGGCGTTGGGATTCTTGGGGTCGAGCGTCAAGGTGCCGGTCGAGTCACCAAAGATTCCGAAATAGTCGTTGAAGCCGAAATGGCTAACGCGCCAACCTATTAACGTATGGCCGGGATCGGTTTGGTAGGTGCCCGCAGTTACACGGCTGACATCAGCGACGCCGGGCAACTGCAGTGCGCTTTGGGCCATCAACGGCACCGCCGCCAATAGGGGAAGGGCGAGTAAAAGTTTACGCATGGGGGATGCTCCTGATAAAAAAGGGGAGGCATCAATGTCGATGCCTCCCCTCAAACTGTCAAGCGCTGAAAGCGTTTAGTTTTTCTCTTGGTCGACCAACTTGTTCTTGGCAATCCAGGGCATCATGGCGCGCAATTTCGCACCGGTCGCCTCGATCGGATGCGCAGCCGCCGCTTTGCGCGCCGCTTTCAACTCAGGCTGTCCCGCACGGTTGTCGAGGACGAAATTCTTGACGAAACGGCCCGACTGGATGTCGGCCAAAACGCGCTTCATCTCGGCCTTGGTCTCATCGGTGATGATACGTGGGCCAGTGGTGATGTCGCCATATTCGGCGGTGTTGCTGATAGAATAGCGCATATTGGCGATGCCGCCTTCGTAGAGCAAGTCGACGATGAGCTTCGTTTCATGCAAGCATTCGAAATAGGCCATTTCAGGAGCATAGCCTGCTTCGGTGAGGGTTTCGAACCCGGCCTGGATCAAATGGGTGATGCCGCCGCACAGAACAGCTTGCTCACCAAACAGGTCGGTTTCGCACTCTTCGCGGAAGTTGGTTTCAATAATGCCACTGCGGCCGCCGCCAACGCCGCTGGCATAAGCAAGGGCGATGTCATGGGCATTGCCGCTGGCATTTTGCGCAATGGCGATCAGGCAGGGGACTCCGCCGCCCTTTTGATATTCGCTACGCACTGTGTGGCCGGGGCCTTTGGGAGCGATCATGATGACGTCGACGTCCGCACGCGGTTCAATGAGGCCGAAATGGACGTTTAAACCATGGGCGAAGGCAAGCGCCGCACCAGGCTTCATATTGGCGTGCAAATCGTCCGCATAAATGGCGGCCTGATGCTCGTCGGGAGCAAGGATCATTAAGATGTCTGCCCAAGCAGCCGCATCGGCGTTGGCAAGGACTTTGAAGCCTGCGGACTCAGCCTTCTTCGCAGTCGCCGAACCAGCGCGGAGCGCGATTGCAACGTCGGCTACACCGCTATCGCGCAAGTTCTGCGCATGTGCGTGACCCTGACTGCCGTAGCCGACAATCGCGATCTTTTTGTCCTTGATGAGGCCGAGGTCACAATCGGCGTCGTAATAAACCTTCATGATATTAGCTTTCCCTTGATATTAACTCGCTTCGCTGCCCCGCATCAGGCCAACAATTCCGGTGCGGCCAACCTCGACAAGGCCGACTTCGCGCATCAAAGTGACGAATGTGTCGATCTTGTCCGGTCCGCCGGTAATTTCAAAAATGAAGCTGCTGACCGTCGCGTCGATGACTCGGGCGCGGTAAATATCGGCCAAGCGCATTGCCTCGACGCGCTGGTCCCCAGTACCGTTGACCTTTACCAGCGCCAGTTCGCGTTCGACATGCGGGCCCGCTTCCGTGAGGTCAGTCACTTTGTGCACCGGTACAAGACGCTCGCATTGGGCAATGATCTGGTCGATGACGGGTGGCGGACCTTTGGTTACGATCGTGATCCGGCTTGTCGTATGGTCTTCGCTGATATCGGCCACGGTAAGGCTGTCGATATTATATCCGCGCGAGGTGAACATGCCCGCAATCCGTGCGAGGGTCCCCGCTTCGTTATCAACAGTCAGCGTCAGGACGTGCCGTTCGGAGATTTCTTCTTTGATATGCATCAGACCAGCGCCTTCGCTTCGTCATCCATGGTGCCGGAAACCTGATCCGAATGCAGGATCATTTCTGTATGCGCGGCGCCGGACGGGATCATGGGGAAACAATTTGCGGTCTTGGAAACCCGGCAATCGAACATAACCGGTCCGTCATAGGCTAGCATTTCGGCGATGGCGTCGTCGAGTTCTTCCGGTTTTTCGCAACGGATGCCTTTCCAGCCATAGGCTTCGGCCAAGGCGACGAAATCTGGTAGACTGTCGGAATAGCTTTCGGAATAGCGGCTTTCATAGGTTAGTTCCTGCCACTGGCGGACCATGCCCATCCATTCATTGTTGAGGATGAAGACCTTAACCGGAAGGCGGTACTGTGTTGCGGTGCCCATTTCCTGGATATTCATCTGAATGGACGCTTCACCGGCAATATCGATGACCAATGCGTCGGGATTACCCATTTGAGCGCCAATTGCGGCAGGCAGGCCGTAACCCATGGTGCCAAGGCCGCCGCTGGTCAGCCATTTGTTGGGGTCGTCGAAATGAAAATGCTGCGCCGCCCACATCTGGTGCTGGCCAACTTCTGTAGTGATGATGGGCGCCTTATCCCTGGTTGCGGCAAACAGGCGCTCGACGGCGAACTGCGGCATGATCTCGGCTGTGCTAGCCGGATAATTAAGGCATTCAACCGCACGCCAGCCCTTAATGCGCGACCACCACTCATCCAACGGTTGCGCCTTGTATTTTCGGCCTTTCCATACATCGACCATCTGGCGGATGGCAGTGCCTACGTCGGCGACGATGGGTAAATCCACCCGGATTGTCTTGTTGATCGAACTGCGGTCGATGTCGACATGAACCTTGATGCTGTTCGGCGAAAAGGCGTCCAGACGGCCCGTAACCCGGTCATCGAACCGCGCACCAAGGCAGAGCATGACGTCGCACTGGTTCATCGCCATATTGGCCTCATAGGTCCCGTGCATGCCAAGCATTCCAAGCCAAGCTGATCCCGAGGCGGGGTAGGCCCCAAGACCCATCAATGTTGATGTGACCGGCGCACCGCTAAGCTCGGCCAATTCGCGCAGAGCAGCGCTGGCATCGGGACCGGAATTGATGATGCCGCCACCGGTATATAAAATAGGTGCTTTGGCATTGGCCAGCAACTCAACAGCCTTGTTGATGGCGATATAGTCAGCTTCACCCGCCGGGTGGAACCGCTTGGGCGCGTTGTTGACCACATTCGTCGGTGCGGTCGCGACCTGCACATTTTTCGGGATATCGATGACGACCGGCCCGGGCCGGCCCTTGGTTGCAATGGTGAAGGCTTCGCGAACCGTTGCGGCTAAATCTGCCGGATCTTTAACGAGGTAATTATGCTTGGAACAATGACGGGTGATACCAACCGTGTCCGCTTCCTGAAAAGCGTCGGTACCGATCAGCGTCGTCGCGACCTGACCGGTCAGGACGATCATTGGTATGGAATCGAGAAAAGCATCGGCAATGCCCGTAACGGCATTTGTTGCGCCAGGACCGGAGGTCACAAGGACGACGCCTGGTTTTCCGGTCGACCGCGCATAGCCCTCCGCCGCATGGGCGGCGCCAGCTTCGTGACGGACGAGCACATGTTTGATTTTCTTCTGCTGGAACAACGCGTCATAAATCGGCAGAACCGCACCGCCGGGATAACCGAATACGGTATCGACGCCCTGTTCGATAAGGCAGTCTATCAATATCTCTGCACCGGATTTTTCGGGCACTTTTTTGTCCTGTTCCATTTTGTCGAATTCGCCGCGAAGCGTGGTTTGCGGGCCATGCTGCGCGACAGGGGGTTTGGCAAGAGCGGCGTCGTTAGTTGTTAGAATATACTGTGTCAATCATAATGATTGAAATTATATTACAATATCGTCGATTTTTACGCCATTAATATCGCCATCACATCGCGACCAAGTCGCGGGGGCTTGGTTGCGAAACCAGGTATACTGCCGCTTTGCATATTGACGCGTAGCAATCTTGCCCAATGCAACCGCTTCATCGCGCGCCAGCGAGCCTGCCAACATTGCTGCTATTTCGCGCACCCCAATGGCCCGCATCACAGGTGCATCGGCAGGAAGCTTCCGTTCAAGCAGAGCCGCGACCTCTTCCACAGCGCCGTTTTTGACCATCAAGTCAAATCGCCGGTCGCACCGTTCATAAAGCCAGTCCCTTGGGGGCAGCAATATAATGGGTAGCAAGCTAACATCGCCCCCAATCCCGCCAACCTTGTCACGGCGCCAACTCAGGATACTGCGCCCTGTAGATTCGATTACCTCGAGAGCGCGGGAAATCCGGCTGCTGTCTGTGGGCGCCAAAGCGGCCGCAGCTTCCGGGTCTTTTTTTGTGAGGGCGGCATAGGCGTCGGCCACGGGCAAGTCACGGACGGCCGCGCGCAATTGCGCATCCACTTCCGGTATTGGCGCGATCCCGTCGAGCAAAGTGCGTACATATAGCCCAGTACCGCCCACCAAAACGGGTAGAGCACCAGCGTCATGCGCCTCCGTAATGGCGCGTTTTGCGTCATTGGCCCAGCGTGCGGCCGAGCAGGCAGTGGTGCCATCCAGATATCCGAACAAACGATGCGGAGCCGCTGCCATCTCCCCCGGAGTGGGTTGCGCGCTCAGCACCGGCAAATCGGAGTATACCTGCGCACTATCCGCGTTGATGATGAAAACATCCTGCTTTTTTGCCAAACGCAACGCGAGTGCGGTCTTGCCGCTTGCGGTCGGACCCGCAATAAGCGCGAGCTTCGGTTTGTTTTCAGGATTCGAAATGCCCATCGCCACGTTAATAGCAGCAGATTCGACAGAAAGCGGAGTAATTTCCGAAGCCTGCGACCGATTGGTGTCAGGTGGGTGCGTGACCGGTGACGTCGCTTGGATAGAGCCAGGCAAGGCTGTCGATATACAGTTCCAAGGGCCATTGTTTGACGCCCGTGCTGCATTGAGCCCGCTAGAGGCTGGCTATGATATTGCGGTGCAATCCTCGGACACTCGCCGCAAGATGCTTTTGGTCTCGGACATGGATAGCACTATGATCATGGTGGAATGCATTGATGAACTTGCCGACTATGCCGGAATAAAGCCAGAGATCGCTGCGATTACAGAGCGCGCAATGGCAGGTGAGCTCGACTTTGCACAAGCATTGACCGCCCGGGTTGCATTGCTTGCAGGTTTAAATGAAGGGGTCATTGCCCAATGTCTAGCTGAGCGTGTTCGCACGATGCCTGGTGCGGATATATTGGTGCGCACCATGAACGGGTGGGGCGCGCACGCCGTTTTGGTGTCAGGCGGATTTACGCGTTTTACGGACCCCGTCGCCGAAATACTGGGCTTTTCCGAGGTTCACGCCAATGTGTTGGAAATTCGCGATGGCGCGCTCACGGGCGCTTTGGTCGGTGATATTGTGGACGCAACCACGAAGCGTAATGTTCTGCAATCCGCGGGTACAGTCAAAGGCATCGCATCCGATAATGTATTGGCAGTTGGTGATGGCGCTAATGACATACCCATGATAGTTGCCGCAGTTGAGCAAGGTGGCTTGGGCGTAGGCTTCCATCCGCGACCCTTACTAGCGGCACAGGTAAACTTTGCGGTGCGCCATAATGATTTGACCGCACTGCTCTACGCACAGGGAGTTCCCCGCGCAGAATGGATATATTGACCCCCGAAACAAATTTCGTCTTTAAAGGTTATCTCACCACATAGCGGCCAGCGAATAAACAGGAGTATATCATGCAGAAATTCCTTCCCCTCCTTCTTGTTCCTATCATGGCCGGTTGTGCGGGCATGACTCCTTCGGCGGGAAAGACGGTTTCTGAAGTTATTTCTGCCGATCTGGCACGAGCTGATGGGTCATGGGCCGGTGTTGCGACAATTTCTAAACGAAGCGACGGGATATTTCTGAGTCTTGAGGGACAATCGCTTCAGCCGGGTACTTTCGGAATGCATCTGCATGCCGTTGGTAAATGTGAAGCACCTGATTTCGCGAGTGCTGGCGGCCACTGGAACCCGTCCATGAAGCAGCACGGAGCTGACAATCCGATGGGTGCACATAGCGGTGACCTGCCTAATGTTGTGGCGGGGTCAGACAAGAAGTTGACGTTGGAATATAAGCTGCAGGATATGCAACTCGAAGGTGAAGGCGGGTTTTTGGACAATGATGGCGGTTCAATCATCATCCATGAAAAAGCCGACGACTATAAAACTGATCCCAGCGGAAACAGCGGAAAGCGGATTATCTGCGGCGTTTTCAAATCCGGAAACCGGATCTGAGTCAGACTTTGTCAGCGTAAAGCAATGTGCCCGGCGCTACCCGCTGCAATATCTGAGCGATATCTGACTGGGCGAACGCAAAACAGCCTTGGCTACGGCCAATCTTGCCCTGTTCCTGAATGAGTGTCTGGTTTACATACCACGCGGGGTGAATGACAATCGCGCGCGCCTCGGCCTGATCATTTTGAGGCTCGAGGCCTATCAGGCGGCGGGACTCACCATATTGTCCGATGTAGGTTTCACCCACCGCATACGCACCAGCCGATGTTGCTTCCGAACCATGCGTGTTCGAAAAATTGTGTACCCAGCCGCTATGTGCAGGATCTGATCCTTTGCCATGTGCAACAAGAAATGAGGTCGAATGGCCATTGCGCAAATCGACCAGATAGAAACGTGGGTCGCGCGACGGCTTTGAGAAATCCGCAATCGCTAGAAGGTCGTGGTTGCGGACCCTCGCTTTATGCGTGTCTAGCGCAGCTTTGGCGCGGCTGAGCAATATCGGGGAAGGGGAGTCACCAGATGTGTGACCGGTACCGGCGCGAAAGATGATATCCCCGGCCGTCGACGGCGTGGCAACCATTGCGAGCCCCGCGACTGCCGTATGAAAAAATTGTCTGCGCCCCATCTGTGTCATAACATTCTAGATAATGGCTGATGTAAGTTGCCAAAAGACTTACGCGGAGCGTTTGGGCGCAAATACTAGGCAGTTAAGCGCGATTATTTCCATGTTGCCTTTAGGCTATTGGTAAAATCCTGTCGAAACTACGTTCAATGCTTGCTATATCAGACCGAACCACCGTTGGTGGAAACGAGCTAATTTTCTTCATGGGGCATTTACATGCAGTTCCGCGCGAGTGTTCGCAATTTATCGGCTACCATTTTGCTGTCGATATCAGCACCCCTTTGGGCACAAGCCGCAGCCGGGGCGCCTGTAAACGCGCCAGTTCCCCAGACGCCCACAATCCAAACGCCGCCGGCACCATCTTCACCGGCAATGGTGCCTGGTACAAATCCACCAGCGACAGCGCCACAACCGACAAATCCTGTGTCGGCTGACCAGCCGAAAGCGACGACAGCGCCTGCGGCTCCTGTCGCCCCGAAGGTCGTGAAGAAAAAGGGGCCGACGGATTCTCTCAAGCCTGGCCAATATGTGTGGGACAAACAATCAGCTTATGAAGGGCCGATGAAAATCGTAGCCGTGCTGGATATTCAAAGAATTTATATCTTCCAGAATGACAAGTTGATTGGTTTTAGCACTATTTCAGCCGGTAAAAAGGGCAAGGAAACACCGACCGGATATTTCAATATCCTGCAGAAGAATATCGACCACAAGTCTAACCTCTACAGCAACGCGCCAATGCCGTATATGCAGCGCCTGACA from the Sphingorhabdus lacus genome contains:
- the miaA gene encoding tRNA (adenosine(37)-N6)-dimethylallyltransferase MiaA translates to MGISNPENKPKLALIAGPTASGKTALALRLAKKQDVFIINADSAQVYSDLPVLSAQPTPGEMAAAPHRLFGYLDGTTACSAARWANDAKRAITEAHDAGALPVLVGGTGLYVRTLLDGIAPIPEVDAQLRAAVRDLPVADAYAALTKKDPEAAAALAPTDSSRISRALEVIESTGRSILSWRRDKVGGIGGDVSLLPIILLPPRDWLYERCDRRFDLMVKNGAVEEVAALLERKLPADAPVMRAIGVREIAAMLAGSLARDEAVALGKIATRQYAKRQYTWFRNQAPATWSRCDGDINGVKIDDIVI
- the serB gene encoding phosphoserine phosphatase SerB, translated to MPIATLIAADSTESGVISEACDRLVSGGCVTGDVAWIEPGKAVDIQFQGPLFDARAALSPLEAGYDIAVQSSDTRRKMLLVSDMDSTMIMVECIDELADYAGIKPEIAAITERAMAGELDFAQALTARVALLAGLNEGVIAQCLAERVRTMPGADILVRTMNGWGAHAVLVSGGFTRFTDPVAEILGFSEVHANVLEIRDGALTGALVGDIVDATTKRNVLQSAGTVKGIASDNVLAVGDGANDIPMIVAAVEQGGLGVGFHPRPLLAAQVNFAVRHNDLTALLYAQGVPRAEWIY
- a CDS encoding superoxide dismutase family protein is translated as MQKFLPLLLVPIMAGCAGMTPSAGKTVSEVISADLARADGSWAGVATISKRSDGIFLSLEGQSLQPGTFGMHLHAVGKCEAPDFASAGGHWNPSMKQHGADNPMGAHSGDLPNVVAGSDKKLTLEYKLQDMQLEGEGGFLDNDGGSIIIHEKADDYKTDPSGNSGKRIICGVFKSGNRI
- a CDS encoding murein L,D-transpeptidase catalytic domain family protein — protein: MVATPSTAGDIIFRAGTGHTSGDSPSPILLSRAKAALDTHKARVRNHDLLAIADFSKPSRDPRFYLVDLRNGHSTSFLVAHGKGSDPAHSGWVHNFSNTHGSEATSAGAYAVGETYIGQYGESRRLIGLEPQNDQAEARAIVIHPAWYVNQTLIQEQGKIGRSQGCFAFAQSDIAQILQRVAPGTLLYADKV
- a CDS encoding L,D-transpeptidase family protein, with the translated sequence MKKKGPTDSLKPGQYVWDKQSAYEGPMKIVAVLDIQRIYIFQNDKLIGFSTISAGKKGKETPTGYFNILQKNIDHKSNLYSNAPMPYMQRLTWDGIALHGGHIPGYPASHGCIRLPHEFAKLLFGVTQMNQEVVVLKDTATPAKRPEPKPEPVIDPVTPVPASVQPVITPAPAPPTPIKT